The nucleotide sequence AATTTTTCAGTGAACTTGTATTAAATTATAAATTTGAGATAAATTTATATATTATAATGAAATCTTTGGGAACTGTGTTTATAGCAGTACACCCTCTTTTCCTTTCATTAGGTTATATAAAAGTAGAAACAAGAATAATCTTTATAGCTAATCTGATATATATGGGAGTTTTATTCCCTATGATAAAAAATTATGGATTGAGTGGAGTAATTGCAGCTTATGGGATACAGGTTATATTGATTGTTGGAATGAAAATGTGGTATATTCTTTCTAGAAGAGAGAAAATATCTTTTGAAAATCAAGATCAAGACAACAAAAGTGACTACTATAATTAAAAATATAAAAAAGAAGATTGACTAAAAAGTTAAGATAAATTCTAGAAATTTAAAAATTTTCTAAAATTATACTTTTCTTATAAGTCAATCTCTTTTTTATTTTAGTGAAAAAGGTAAGGTGACATGTACAGTAGTTCCTTTATTTAGCTTACTTTTTATTTCAAGGTCACCCTTCAACACTTCTATTATATTTTTAACAATTGATAATCCTAATCCATGACTTCCCATATTTCTGCTTCTTGCTTTATCAACTCTGAAGAATCTGTCAAAGATATGCTCCACATCTTCTTTGCTTATTCCCATTCCGTGATCTTCAATAGTTATTGTAACATTATTGCTTTGGGATACAAGTATATCAATGGGATAATTCAATCCATATTTTACAGCATTTTCCATTAAATTAAGAAAAAGCTGTTTTATAAGGTAAGGATCAGAATATATTATTACATTATTTGGAATAAAATTTATTTCCTGTTTTGGATATACTAATTTGAGATGTCCTATTATTTCTTTAAGAACATCAGATATAAATATCTTTTGAAAATCAAGATTGTCCTTATTATCTTTAGCTAGAAATAGAAGCTTAGTAACTAATATACTCATATTTTTAGTCTCATCTTCAATAGAATCTAAAGACTCCATTAATATATTTTTGTCAGATGCACCCCATCTTTTTATTAAATCTACATATCCTCCAATTATAAAGATAGGGGTTTTGAGCTCATGAGAAGCACTATTTACAAAATCTATTTGAGCATCAGTTTGTTTTTTTAATCTGTTGAGCATATTTTTATATGAATGTATAATGGAAATAAATTCAATAAAATTATTTTCTGTTTTTACATCAGTATCTAAGGAATCAAGATTAATTTTATTTGTTATCTCCTGAATATTTCTTAAAGGAGGAATAAATTTGTTATAGAATTTTTTTGATATGTATATACCAATAATCAAAGTGAAAATAATCCATACACCCGCTATTCCTATAGACCTAAAAAATATAAGTTTATCTCCTTTGAGATCTTTTATTATTTTTAGATCAATAGGGTCAATTCCATTAATATAAATTGTTCTATGAAGAGATTGGTAATCATAGAAACCTATATTTTGTATTTTATCTTGATCTTTTAATTGTAATTCTTTTGGATATATTTCACTATTGGAGTATATTTTTCCCTGATAAGTGAATATAACAAAAACATTATCTATTTTAGGACATTCTTCCAGAGCTCCTTTAAATAATTCATCAATAGGAATATTTTTTTCTAATTTTTCAGTAAATTCATTTAATTCATAGTCTATGAATATATTTGTTGTTGTTATATCTGCACTTGAAACTTTTATCATGTATGAAGCAAATATGTACAGAAGACCAAGACATGAAAATGAGAATATAAATACAAGAATATAATGACTTTTTTGGAGTTCATCTGATAATTTTTTCATCCTTAACCTCTCTTTTTATCCTCTTTTTTTAATACATATCCAAAGCCTCTTACTGTATGAATAAACTTATTTTCATCATAATCAATTTTTTTTCTTAAAGCATTGATATAGACATCAACTATTTTTTCCTCGCCCATATAGTCATATCCCCATACTTCATTAAGTATTTTTTCACGTGATACAACTAATTCTTTATTTAATAAAAGATAATGAAAAAGATTATACTCAGTTTTAGTGAGAGAAATTTCTTTTTCACTTTTGTATAGAGCATTAGTTTTAAGGTCTAATTTCAATATATCATAATATATGTAATCTGTATTGATAAAATTAGATTTATTTCTTAAAGCAACTCTTATTCTTGCAAATAATTCTTCAATTTCAAAGGGTTTAGTAAGGTAATCATCAGCTCCCATATCTAAAAGTTCTACTTTATTTAATGTTTGATCTTTAGCTGTGAGAATGATGATAGGAATATCAGAAGTTTTTCGTATTATTCTGCATACTTCTTCCCCAGAAAATTTTGGCATCATAAGATCAAGAAGAATAATATCATAGAAATTATTTTTAAATTTTTCTATTCCTTCTTCTCCATCTTGAGCTGTATCAACTGAGTATTTTTCATGTTCCAATTCCAGCTGCAGATATCTTCTTATTTTCTTTTCATCCTCTATTATCAAGATATTTTTCATTTATTATACACCTCATATAAGATTATTAAATATATTTTAACATTAAAAAGTTAATATTTAGTAAAAAAAAATAATATTTATTTTTACCATATTTTTACTTTTTAATTTTATTATAAGTATGAAAAAGAAAATAAGGAGGAATTAAAAATGGAAAGAATTTCAGTTATTGCCCCTGTTTATAATGAAAAAGAAAATATTAAAAGATTTATAGAAAAAGTAGAAAAAGCATTGAAAAAAAGATTTAATTCTTATGAAATTATTTTAATAGATGATGGAAGTACAGATGGGAGTAAAGAAATATTAGATAAGGAAGCAAAAAGAAATGGTCATGTGAAAGTACATCATTTTACAAAAAATAATGGACAGACGGCAGCTTTAGCAGCAGGCTTTAAGGTGTGTACTGGAGAACTTGTAGTAACTATGGATTCAGATCTTCAGACCAATCCAGAGGATATATACATACTTCTTGCATATATCAATGATTATGACATGGTAAATGGCAGAAGAGCTACAAGAGAAGATGGAATAAAGAAAAAAATATCATCTTTTGTAGGAAAT is from Fusobacterium sp. and encodes:
- a CDS encoding HAMP domain-containing sensor histidine kinase, giving the protein MKKLSDELQKSHYILVFIFSFSCLGLLYIFASYMIKVSSADITTTNIFIDYELNEFTEKLEKNIPIDELFKGALEECPKIDNVFVIFTYQGKIYSNSEIYPKELQLKDQDKIQNIGFYDYQSLHRTIYINGIDPIDLKIIKDLKGDKLIFFRSIGIAGVWIIFTLIIGIYISKKFYNKFIPPLRNIQEITNKINLDSLDTDVKTENNFIEFISIIHSYKNMLNRLKKQTDAQIDFVNSASHELKTPIFIIGGYVDLIKRWGASDKNILMESLDSIEDETKNMSILVTKLLFLAKDNKDNLDFQKIFISDVLKEIIGHLKLVYPKQEINFIPNNVIIYSDPYLIKQLFLNLMENAVKYGLNYPIDILVSQSNNVTITIEDHGMGISKEDVEHIFDRFFRVDKARSRNMGSHGLGLSIVKNIIEVLKGDLEIKSKLNKGTTVHVTLPFSLK
- a CDS encoding response regulator transcription factor is translated as MKNILIIEDEKKIRRYLQLELEHEKYSVDTAQDGEEGIEKFKNNFYDIILLDLMMPKFSGEEVCRIIRKTSDIPIIILTAKDQTLNKVELLDMGADDYLTKPFEIEELFARIRVALRNKSNFINTDYIYYDILKLDLKTNALYKSEKEISLTKTEYNLFHYLLLNKELVVSREKILNEVWGYDYMGEEKIVDVYINALRKKIDYDENKFIHTVRGFGYVLKKEDKKRG
- a CDS encoding glycosyltransferase family 2 protein, with protein sequence MERISVIAPVYNEKENIKRFIEKVEKALKKRFNSYEIILIDDGSTDGSKEILDKEAKRNGHVKVHHFTKNNGQTAALAAGFKVCTGELVVTMDSDLQTNPEDIYILLAYINDYDMVNGRRATREDGIKKKISSFVGNRIRNLITGDDIQDTGCPLKLFKKEVVDTFYLYEGMHRFLPTLSKINGFKVIEVPVRHYDREYGQSKYGVFNRLLKGLKDAFAVRWMKKRKLSYVLERGE